From a single Solanum dulcamara chromosome 4, daSolDulc1.2, whole genome shotgun sequence genomic region:
- the LOC129884254 gene encoding uncharacterized protein LOC129884254 — MSSPKVSMAKDLGSLSSTSDKPSTAKKHKLSKKRRDAIKKKIDEKNHAEKCQISKLFDSTSLQQVGQSCQQFVLDDDQVGMHITPLQAHCIPTTPLYSADFTPEATNQLNYTLNTNNEIPLKVDEYAVCVSEDEDDSDNQPMQENNEDDVGVMERLKAFKNIHQVSLFAILEPFSDRTQIHHFKNQLNMDHAVTNPNDPEEKLGGAIYNMRKSFEFISIIEACGLQDLGFSGQKFTWYNQRGILSRIWKRLDRGMVNDKWLEVMPQTPITHLPTVGSDHCPLLLEMTEHNYHHIKYFKFLNCWTDHPAFMETVSNCWNSPTEGNPMWCFHQKMKRLFTTLSRWSKLHFGDIYTKVKEYEDKARQAEDELISANSKECRANLHAINAEYIRFLKLEESMLKQKTQLHWFKEGDMNSKYFYAVIRGRRRKLYIHRIQDEEGTWLQGEEDIARAACDHFQHIFTGEEQHIQEDVLQCVPKLVSDAQNKNLQALPTLEELRIVIFSMNPNSAVGSDGMNGKFFQECWEIIKEDLFRLLCLRLATILPNLISLNQSGFVKNRSIFENIMLAQEIIHQIKKPNVGGNVVIKLDMTKAYDRVSWSYNCLVLRRMGFGEGFIDMTWFFYSTRGLKQGDPLSPALFIIGAEVLSRLMNNLHHHTHYHGFLMAKGGPQINHLSFADDVIIFSSGRSQTLQLIMDTLHTYESTSGQLINRDKSHFMVPSNAFNSTVRRIKRVTGFKKMTSPITYLGCPLYIGRQKINYYSDLITKVVTKITGCQAKLLSYGGRVTLIKHVIQALPIYLLSASSPSATTIKQIQRITANFFWGWKNDKRKYHWSSWKNLSYPYDEGGIGVRQVSDVAKSFQYKQLWVFRTKNTLWGEFLKAKYCQRSNPITKKWDTGQSLIWKHLMKNKHNVEPHIQWQIQSGFCLFWWDNWLGIGPLAQFSTHNCRLNNTQVSSFMNNGHWNANLLIQQAPPQFVPSILATHINQQPLKQDQPCWTLNNYGEFSCSSTWDIIRDKRHRNRINSNIWHQHIPFKCSFLVRRALRRKLPTNDKLISFGHPLSVLLLLQTWPRHHRPYLCCRSLCQEYLEWPHNRRDLVLLVKQCYQDTKVTPVCWTKTPDHLVKLNTDGSALSNPGNIGGGGILRNASSELIFAYAIPLGAGTYNQAEIKVAIFGLSWCLHLGYS; from the exons ATGTCAAGTCCCAAGGTCTCTATGGCTAAGGATTTGGGATCTCTTTCCAGTACTAGTGACAAGCCTTCTACTGCAAAAAAGCATAAGTTGAGTAAAAAAAGGAGGGATGCtataaagaagaaaattgatgaaaaaaatcatgctGAAAAATGCCAAATTTCTAAGCTTTTTGATAGTACCTCTCTACAGCAGGTTGGTCAGAGCTGTCAACAATTTGTACTAGATGATGATCAAGTGGGAATGCATATAACTCCTCTCCAGGCCCATTGTATCCCCACTACTCCCCTCTATTCAGCAGACTTCACTCCTGAGGCAACTAATCAACTCAACTATACTCTTAACACCAACAATGAAATTCCTCTTAAAGTTGATGAGTATGCTGTGTGTGTATCTGAAGATGAGGATGATAGTGATAACCAGCCAATGCAGGAAAATAATGAGGATGATGTG gGAGTCATGGAAAGACTTAAAGCTTTCAAGAATATCCATCAGGTTTCTCTTTTTGCTATTTTGGAGCCTTTCTCTGATAGAACTCAAATTCATCATTTCAAAAATCAGCTCAATATGGACCATGCAGTTACcaatccaaatg ATCCTGAGGAAAAGTTGGGAGGTGCCATCTACAATATGAGAAAAAGTTTTGAGTTTATTAGCATTATTGAAGCTTGTGGCTTGCAGGATTTGGGGTTCTCTGGTCAGAAGTTTACCTGGTATAATCAGAGGGGTATTCTTTCCAGAATTTGGAAGAGATTAGATAGGGGTATGGTCAATGACAAATGGCTGGAAGTGATGCCTCAAACGCCTATTACTCACCTCCCTACTGTGGGCTCAGACCACTGCCCCTTGTTGTTAGAAATGACTGAGCACAATTATCACcacatcaaatatttcaaatttctgaaCTGCTGGACTGATCACCCAGCTTTTATGGAGACTGTTAGTAACTGCTGGAACAGTCCTactgaaggcaatcctatgtgGTGTTTCCATCAAAAAATGAAGAGATTATTTACTACCCTTAGTAGGTGGTCTAAGCTGCATTTTGGAGACATATATACCAAGGTGAAAGAGTATGAGGACAaggctagacaagctgaagatGAGCTAATTTCTGCTAATTCTAAGGAATGTAGAGCCAACCTGCATGCCATCAATGCTGAGTATATTAGATTTTTGAAGTTAGAGGAATCCATGttgaaacaaaaaactcaattacattggttcaaagaaggtgacaTGAATTCCAAGTACTTCTATGCAGTCATCAGAGGAAGGAGGAGGAAACTTTACATTCATAGAATTCAAGATGAAGAAGGCACCTGGCTACAAGGAGAAGAAGATATAGCGAGGGCTGCTTGTGATCATTTTCAACACATCTTCACAGGTGAGGAACAACATATTCAGGAAGATGTCCTTCAGTGTGTTCCTAAACTAGTCAGTGATGCTCAGAACAAGAACCTCCAAGCTCTTCCTACCTTAGAAGAATTGAGAATTGTTATATTCTCTATGAATCCTAACTCAGCAGTTGGCtctgatgggatgaatggaaaaTTTTTTCAGGAGTGCTGGGAGATCATTAAGGAAGACTTATTCAGA CTTTTATGTCTTAGACTAGCCACCATTCTTCCTAATCTTATTTCCCTTAACCAATCTGGTTTTGTCAAGAATAGGAGCATTTTTGAGAATATCATGCTTGCTCAAGAGATCATTCATCAGATAAAGAAGCCTAATGTGGGTGGTAATGTGGTCATCAAGTTGGACATGaccaaagcatatgatagagtttCTTGGTCCTACAATTGTTTGGTCTTGAGGAGAATGGGCTTTGGGGAAGGGTTCATAGATATG ACATGGTTTTTCTACTCCACAAGAGGCCTTAAACAAGGAGACCCTCTTTCACCTGCCTTGTTTATCATTGGGGCTGAAGTGCTGTCTAGACTTATGAACAACCTTCACCATCATACCCATTATCATGGCTTTTTGATGGCAAAAGGGGGCCCCCAGATTAATCATctcagctttgcagatgatgttatcatttTCTCTTCTGGGAGGTCTCAAACCTTGCAGCTCATTATGGATACTTTGCACACTTATGAAAGTACCTCTGGGCAGTTGATCAACAGAGATAAGAGTCACTTCATGGTCCCTTCTAATGCTTTCAATTCTACTGTAAGAAGGATCAAGAGGGTCACTGGCTTCAAGAAAATGACCAGCCCTATCACTTACTTGGGGTGCCCTCTTTACATTGGTAGGCAGAAGATCAACTACTACTCTGATCTGATTACCAAAGTTGTGACTAAAATAACAGGGTGTCAGGCTAAGCTCCTCAGCTATGGAGGCAGAGTCACTTTGATtaagcatgttattcaagccCTTCCTATTTATCTTCTCTCTGCTAGTTCCCCTTCTGCAACCACTATCAAACAAATTCAGAGAATCACTGCAAACTTCTTTTGGGGGTGGAAGAATGATAAGAGGAAGTACCATTGGTCCTCTTGGAAGAACCTTAGCTACCCCTAtgatgaaggaggtattggtGTGAGACAAGTCTCTGATGTGGCTAAGTCCTTCCAGTATAAACAGTTGTGGGTATTTAGGACCAAAAACACTCTGTGGGGGGAATTTCTCAAAGCCAAGTACTGTCAAAGGTCCAATCCCATTACCAAAAAATGGGATACTGGACAATCTTTGATCTGGAAGCACCTGATGAAGAATAAACACAATGTTGAGCCTCACATACAATGGCAAATCCAGTCTGGCTTttgcctcttttggtgggataactggCTGGGTATTGGTCCTTTAGCTCAATTCAGCACTCACAACTGTAGGCTCAATAATACCCAAGTATCATCATTCATGAACAATGGGCATTGGAATGCAAACTTGCTCATTCAACAGGCCCCTCCCCAATTTGTTCCTTCCATCCTTGCTACTCACATCAACCAGCAGCCCCTCAAACAAGACCAGCCATGCTGGACTCTTAACAACTATGGGGAGTTTAGTTGTTCCTCTACTTGGGATATCATCAGAGACAAGAGGCATAGAAACAGGATTAACTCCAATATCTGGCACCAACACATACCTTTCAAGTGCTCCTTTCTTGTTCGGAGGGCTCTTAGAAGAAAGCTTCCCACCAATGACAAACTTATCAGCTTTGGTCACCCTCTCTCAGTGCTACTGCTGCTACAaacctggccaagacaccataGACCATATCTTTGTTGCAGGAGCCTTTGCCAGGAGTATTTGGAGTGg CCTCACAACAGGAGGGACCTGGTCCTCTTAGTTAAACAATGCTACCAAGATACCAAAGTTACTCCTGTATGCTGGACCAAGACTCCTGATCATTTGGTGAAACTAAACACTGATGGCAGTGCTCTCAGTAATCCAGGCAACATTGGTGGTGGAGGTATCCTTAGAAATGCATCTAGTGAGCTCATTTTTGCTTATGCAATTCCTTTAGGTGCTGGAACTTATAACCAAGCAGAGATTAAAGTTGCAatctttggtctctcttggtGCCTTCATCTTGGTTACTCTTAG